One part of the Streptomyces sp. NBC_00286 genome encodes these proteins:
- a CDS encoding carboxyl transferase domain-containing protein — MTDGRRFTAREAIGLVADGFRELPVKAGAYAPDGPLSWQGYDASRARAAERTGEEESVVCGRAMVGTTSAVLISFEFGFLGGSLGERTGDRLEAAYTYAREHRLPVVSLVATGGSRMQEGMRALVQLQRVARQSALTREAGLPQLAVLRDPTTGGGWATLGAGADVILALPGAQVGFAGSRVRPPDADPAAYTAEAQLAVGSIDAVVPPEELPDVLKLWLRLLTRPSTTPAPPPPALGRADLPATGREAVDNARSPQRPRAQAYLDAYFTDRVSITGDRTGGGPGTGTEDPGMLCGFGVRAEDGRTIAYAAQTGTATRPTGYRTAARLIRLADQLGIPVLTLVDTPGAANDAEAERQGAGAAIAELFAAVASSRTPLTTLLIGEGGSGGALALSAPDNTWATPDSYFSVIAPELAAAILKRTPDQVTETADELRIRPQDLVELGVVKGVVKGVVKGVVKGVAG, encoded by the coding sequence ATGACTGACGGCCGGAGGTTCACCGCTCGCGAGGCGATCGGTCTCGTGGCCGACGGTTTCAGGGAACTCCCGGTCAAGGCAGGCGCGTACGCACCCGACGGCCCGTTGTCCTGGCAGGGCTACGACGCCTCTCGCGCCCGTGCCGCCGAGCGCACCGGCGAGGAGGAGTCCGTCGTCTGTGGCAGGGCCATGGTCGGTACGACTTCCGCCGTGCTGATCTCCTTCGAGTTCGGTTTTCTGGGCGGGTCGCTCGGGGAGCGCACCGGGGACCGGCTGGAGGCGGCGTACACGTACGCGCGTGAGCACCGCCTCCCCGTCGTGTCCCTCGTCGCGACGGGCGGCAGCCGGATGCAGGAGGGCATGCGCGCGCTGGTCCAACTCCAGCGCGTGGCACGGCAGTCGGCGCTCACGCGCGAGGCTGGCCTGCCGCAGCTCGCGGTCCTGCGGGACCCGACGACGGGCGGCGGCTGGGCCACGCTGGGCGCGGGCGCCGACGTGATCCTCGCGCTGCCGGGCGCCCAGGTCGGTTTCGCGGGCTCCCGGGTACGTCCGCCGGACGCGGACCCGGCGGCGTACACGGCGGAGGCGCAACTGGCGGTGGGTTCGATCGACGCGGTGGTTCCTCCGGAGGAGCTGCCCGACGTATTGAAGCTCTGGTTGCGGCTGCTGACTCGCCCGTCGACGACGCCCGCCCCTCCCCCGCCCGCACTGGGCCGGGCCGACCTCCCGGCCACCGGCCGCGAGGCGGTCGACAACGCTCGCTCTCCTCAACGTCCCCGAGCCCAGGCCTACTTGGACGCGTACTTCACCGACCGCGTGTCGATCACCGGCGACCGCACGGGCGGCGGCCCCGGCACCGGCACCGAGGACCCCGGAATGCTCTGCGGCTTCGGCGTACGGGCGGAGGACGGCCGTACGATCGCGTACGCCGCCCAGACCGGCACCGCCACCCGCCCCACCGGCTACCGCACCGCCGCCCGCCTGATCCGCCTGGCGGACCAACTCGGCATCCCCGTACTGACGTTGGTCGACACCCCGGGCGCCGCCAACGACGCGGAGGCGGAACGCCAGGGCGCAGGCGCGGCGATAGCGGAACTGTTCGCCGCCGTGGCCTCCTCCCGCACCCCCCTCACCACCCTCCTGATCGGCGAGGGCGGTTCGGGCGGCGCCCTCGCCCTCTCCGCCCCCGACAACACCTGGGCCACACCGGACAGTTACTTCTCGGTGATAGCCCCGGAGCTGGCCGCGGCGATCCTCAAACGCACGCCGGACCAAGTGACGGAAACGGCGGACGAACTACGGATCCGGCCACAGGACTTGGTGGAGCTGGGGGTGGTGAAGGGGGTCGTGAAAGGGGTTGTGAAAGGGGTTGTGAAGGGTGTTGCGGGCTGA
- a CDS encoding acyl-CoA synthetase, with translation MSPLFPALTEALTDPDGPRAHRPALRFGDRSLTYGELAAVAAPLAGRLAGAGRIAVWATPTLETAVAVVAALLAGVPAVPLNPKSGESELGHIVSDSAPTLVLAGAADQLPSALGELGRIDVDVRASGATNAPEDPTPESPALIVYTSGTTGPPKGAVIPRRAIAATLDALADAWQWTGDDVLVHGLPLFHVHGLILGILGPLRRGGSVRHLGRFETAGVARELTEGATMLFGVPTMYHRIAEALPDDPSLAKSLGKARLLVSGSAALPVHDHERIAAATGRRVIERYGMTETLMNTSVRADGEPRAGTVGVPLPGVELRLTEDDGVTAVDAYDGETVGEIQVRGPNLFTEYLNRPDATAEAFTEDGWFRTGDMAVRDPDGYVRIVGRKATDLIKSGGYKIGAGEIENALLEHPGVREAAVTGEPDADLGERIVAWIVPDTGTDPDSDLESAQSPPSAEELADHVARRLAPHKRPRTVRYLDALPRNDMGKIMKRALPHD, from the coding sequence GCCGCCGTGGCCGCGCCCCTGGCCGGGCGCCTCGCGGGAGCGGGCCGGATCGCCGTCTGGGCCACGCCCACCCTGGAGACCGCGGTCGCCGTGGTCGCCGCGCTGCTGGCCGGCGTCCCCGCCGTACCGCTCAACCCGAAGTCGGGCGAGAGCGAGCTGGGGCACATCGTGTCGGACAGCGCGCCGACACTGGTGCTTGCGGGGGCGGCTGATCAACTCCCTTCTGCACTGGGCGAGTTGGGTCGGATCGACGTCGACGTACGAGCCTCGGGGGCGACCAACGCACCCGAAGACCCCACCCCCGAATCCCCCGCCCTGATCGTCTACACCTCCGGCACGACCGGCCCGCCCAAGGGCGCCGTCATCCCCCGCCGGGCCATCGCCGCCACGCTGGATGCCCTCGCGGACGCCTGGCAGTGGACCGGCGACGACGTACTCGTGCACGGCCTCCCCCTCTTCCACGTGCACGGCCTGATCCTCGGCATCCTCGGCCCGCTGCGTCGCGGCGGATCGGTCCGACACCTGGGCAGGTTCGAAACGGCAGGTGTGGCAAGGGAGTTGACCGAGGGCGCCACGATGTTGTTCGGGGTGCCGACGATGTACCACCGGATCGCGGAGGCGCTGCCCGACGACCCATCTCTCGCGAAGTCGCTGGGCAAGGCGCGGCTGCTGGTGTCGGGGTCGGCGGCGTTGCCCGTGCACGACCACGAGCGGATCGCAGCGGCGACGGGGCGGCGCGTCATCGAGCGGTACGGGATGACGGAAACCCTGATGAACACCAGTGTCCGTGCGGACGGGGAGCCGCGCGCGGGCACGGTCGGCGTCCCGCTGCCGGGCGTGGAACTGCGGCTGACGGAGGACGACGGGGTGACGGCCGTCGATGCGTACGACGGGGAGACGGTGGGGGAGATCCAGGTCCGCGGGCCGAACCTCTTCACCGAGTACCTGAACCGGCCGGATGCGACGGCGGAGGCGTTCACGGAGGACGGCTGGTTCCGCACGGGTGACATGGCGGTGCGCGACCCCGACGGCTACGTACGCATCGTCGGCCGCAAGGCCACCGACCTCATCAAGAGCGGCGGCTACAAGATCGGGGCGGGCGAGATCGAGAACGCGCTTCTGGAACACCCCGGCGTGCGCGAGGCAGCGGTGACAGGTGAGCCGGACGCGGACCTCGGCGAGCGGATCGTGGCGTGGATCGTGCCGGACACAGGCACAGACCCAGACTCGGACCTGGAATCGGCTCAATCGCCGCCGTCCGCCGAGGAGTTGGCGGACCATGTGGCCCGTCGCCTGGCCCCGCACAAGCGACCGCGCACGGTCCGCTACCTCGACGCCCTGCCCCGCAACGACATGGGCAAGATCATGAAGCGCGCGCTGCCTCATGACTGA
- a CDS encoding CU044_2847 family protein, producing MEGLVEFKTNDGVVINVEGATTEDLSGHQLVSRDDGTVQATRTFEGALDGVRAAAESALRVFRDGSLRPDSVEIEFGVKLTAEAGALIAKSSVEGHLVVKLAWSPGQSDGSSETTPEP from the coding sequence ATGGAAGGCTTGGTGGAGTTCAAGACCAACGACGGAGTCGTGATCAACGTCGAGGGCGCGACCACCGAGGATCTCTCCGGCCACCAGCTCGTCTCCCGCGACGACGGCACGGTCCAGGCAACCCGCACCTTCGAGGGCGCCCTGGACGGAGTACGCGCGGCAGCCGAGTCCGCACTCCGGGTCTTCCGGGACGGCTCGCTGCGCCCCGACTCCGTGGAGATCGAGTTCGGCGTGAAACTCACGGCAGAGGCAGGTGCGTTGATCGCCAAGAGCTCGGTCGAAGGGCATCTCGTGGTCAAGCTCGCCTGGTCACCGGGGCAGTCTGACGGATCCTCGGAAACCACCCCTGAACCCTGA